The proteins below come from a single Armatimonadota bacterium genomic window:
- the glnB gene encoding nitrogen regulatory protein P-II 1, whose translation MIKVEAIIRPQKLDEVKAALNEIGIAGITVTEVHGSGRQKGYTQTYRGAEYTINLLQKVKIEVVVPDALVEQVVDVIQEAARTGEIGDGKIFLIPVADAVRIRTGERGDTAVK comes from the coding sequence ATGATAAAAGTAGAAGCGATCATTCGCCCACAGAAATTAGACGAGGTCAAAGCCGCGCTGAACGAAATCGGCATCGCAGGTATCACTGTCACCGAAGTGCACGGTTCGGGCAGGCAAAAGGGCTACACGCAAACCTATCGTGGTGCGGAGTACACCATTAACCTGTTGCAAAAGGTGAAGATCGAGGTGGTGGTGCCCGATGCGCTTGTGGAACAGGTAGTGGACGTGATACAGGAAGCCGCCCGAACAGGCGAAATCGGCGATGGCAAAATCTTCCTGATACCCGTTGCCGACGCCGTCCGCATCCGTACCGGCGAGCGTGGTGACACGGCAGTGAAGTAA
- the pepF gene encoding oligoendopeptidase F, with product MQERFEQFLQKHLEEVRPLARETALAWWEANVTGSEEAFERGAALQAQLMKIYAREDEYRFLQSIPNDSIPDPLLRRQHKLLLDEYRGHQMSEKTIDEIVQREKEIEKEYNTYRALFRGERVSDNTLRDVLQKSNDSEERREAWEASKQIGERVADAVRGLVHIRNREARRLGFRDYYAMQLELQELDENRLFALLEQLHQLSNEPFRRYKQRQDERLAHRFGVSVEDLRPWHYTDPFFQSPPPGEVDLNPLFEDKDIEAISRAFYAAVGLPVEPILERSDLYEKEGKSQHAFCIDIDREGDVRVLCNLRPSERWMGTMLHELGHAVYDYYIDRSLPYLLRTPAHTLSTEAIAMLFGRMHRNAEWLKRYMGIPNEQAQQVARPAIEEMQAQLIVFTRWVLVMTHFERAMYADPDGDLNSLWWQLVEKYQWLRKPEGRNAPDWAAKIHIALAPVYYQNYILGEMEASQLVHVLRTKVLAGEPKDALVSSPKVGKFLKQKVFSTGASLPWEEALEYATGERLNPAYFVAQMEADAPI from the coding sequence ATGCAAGAACGCTTTGAGCAGTTTCTGCAAAAACATCTGGAGGAGGTTCGTCCGCTTGCCAGAGAGACTGCGCTGGCATGGTGGGAGGCGAACGTCACAGGCAGCGAGGAGGCTTTCGAGCGCGGCGCAGCGCTGCAGGCGCAGCTGATGAAGATATACGCCCGCGAGGACGAGTACCGCTTCCTGCAGAGCATCCCCAACGACAGCATCCCCGACCCTCTGCTGCGCCGCCAGCATAAACTACTGCTGGACGAGTATCGCGGGCACCAGATGTCGGAAAAGACCATTGACGAAATCGTGCAGCGCGAGAAGGAGATAGAGAAGGAATACAATACCTATCGCGCACTCTTTCGCGGCGAGCGCGTGAGCGACAATACCCTGCGCGATGTATTGCAGAAGAGCAACGACAGCGAGGAGCGACGCGAGGCGTGGGAGGCCAGCAAGCAGATTGGTGAGCGCGTGGCGGATGCGGTACGGGGGTTGGTGCATATCCGTAACCGTGAGGCGCGACGGCTGGGCTTCCGCGACTACTACGCCATGCAGCTGGAACTGCAGGAGCTGGATGAAAACCGCCTGTTCGCCCTGCTGGAGCAGCTGCACCAGCTCAGCAACGAACCGTTTCGCCGATACAAGCAGAGACAGGATGAACGCCTTGCCCATCGTTTCGGGGTGTCGGTAGAAGACTTGCGTCCGTGGCACTATACGGACCCCTTCTTCCAGAGTCCCCCACCCGGCGAGGTAGACCTGAACCCGCTGTTCGAGGACAAAGACATCGAGGCGATTTCGCGTGCCTTCTACGCCGCCGTCGGTCTGCCGGTGGAGCCGATACTGGAGCGCAGTGACCTCTACGAGAAGGAGGGCAAGAGTCAACATGCCTTCTGCATTGACATCGACCGCGAGGGCGATGTGCGCGTATTATGCAACCTGCGCCCCAGCGAGCGATGGATGGGCACCATGTTGCACGAATTGGGGCATGCGGTGTACGACTACTATATCGACCGCTCCCTGCCCTACCTGCTGCGCACCCCCGCGCACACGCTCAGCACCGAAGCCATCGCCATGCTGTTCGGCAGGATGCACCGCAACGCCGAGTGGCTGAAACGCTACATGGGCATCCCCAACGAGCAGGCGCAACAGGTGGCGCGTCCCGCTATCGAGGAGATGCAGGCGCAGCTCATCGTCTTCACCCGCTGGGTGCTGGTGATGACGCACTTCGAACGCGCTATGTACGCCGACCCCGATGGCGACCTGAACAGCCTCTGGTGGCAGCTGGTAGAGAAATACCAGTGGCTACGCAAGCCCGAAGGGCGCAACGCTCCCGACTGGGCGGCGAAGATACACATCGCGCTTGCGCCAGTTTACTACCAGAACTACATTCTGGGTGAGATGGAGGCATCGCAGTTGGTGCACGTACTACGTACAAAGGTGCTCGCTGGCGAACCAAAAGACGCACTGGTTTCCAGCCCCAAGGTCGGCAAGTTCCTGAAGCAGAAGGTGTTCTCTACTGGCGCATCGTTGCCCTGGGAGGAAGCGCTGGAGTACGCCACCGGCGAGCGGCTGAACCCTGCCTACTTCGTGGCGCAGATGGAAGCGGATGCACCGATTTAG
- a CDS encoding ammonium transporter, whose protein sequence is MRTIRALLANRVTLFGGLFALLGLATLKAWAQDNPSVEEALANHKMLLDTIWVMVAAFLVFWMQAGFAYVEGGLTRAKNTNNIMMKNLMDFSIGSVAFWAVGFTLMFGDGNAFVGMKGWFLAGPDNSPATGDAYRGVYSALNWTGVPLFAKFMFQLVFAATAATIVSGAMAERTKFSAYLVYSFVVSALIYPVVGHWIWGGGWLAKLGMWDFAGSTVVHSTGGWLALVGAIMLGPRIGKYSKEGKPLAIPGHSLPMAALGVFILWLGWFGFNPGSTMAADASIAQIALTTNLAAATGAIGALFTSWVLLKKPDVSMTLNGVLAGLVAITAPCAFVSPLSAAIIGVLGGIVVVISVLLLDRAKVDDPVGAVSVHGVCGALGTLCLGLFAQEGYAPANTTGNGLLFGGGLKLLTAQAIGVGAVLLWCIATGVILFGLLKITTGIRVSPEEEIEGLDIGEHGMAAYPDFVLATPGQFSVTGGTRSPSAPSTPVTAPLPKPSSEAST, encoded by the coding sequence ATGCGAACGATACGGGCTTTGCTGGCAAATCGCGTAACGCTGTTTGGTGGGCTTTTCGCCCTGCTGGGTCTCGCCACGTTGAAAGCGTGGGCGCAGGACAACCCTTCTGTGGAGGAGGCTCTGGCGAACCACAAGATGCTGCTGGACACCATCTGGGTGATGGTCGCGGCGTTTCTGGTGTTCTGGATGCAGGCGGGTTTCGCCTACGTTGAAGGAGGTCTCACCCGTGCCAAGAACACCAACAACATCATGATGAAGAACCTGATGGATTTCAGCATCGGTTCGGTGGCGTTCTGGGCGGTGGGCTTCACGCTCATGTTCGGCGACGGCAACGCCTTTGTGGGCATGAAGGGATGGTTCCTTGCCGGACCGGACAATTCACCGGCAACCGGCGACGCCTATCGGGGGGTATATAGCGCGCTGAACTGGACCGGCGTACCTCTGTTCGCCAAGTTTATGTTCCAGCTGGTGTTCGCCGCCACTGCCGCCACTATCGTGTCCGGTGCAATGGCAGAGCGCACGAAGTTCAGTGCGTATCTTGTCTACAGCTTTGTGGTCAGCGCGCTCATCTACCCGGTAGTGGGACACTGGATTTGGGGAGGCGGCTGGCTGGCGAAGCTGGGCATGTGGGATTTCGCTGGCTCCACTGTGGTACACTCTACCGGAGGGTGGCTTGCGCTGGTGGGTGCGATCATGCTGGGTCCGCGCATCGGCAAATACTCTAAAGAGGGCAAGCCTCTGGCGATACCTGGGCACTCTTTGCCAATGGCAGCGCTGGGCGTGTTCATCCTGTGGCTGGGCTGGTTCGGCTTTAACCCCGGCTCCACGATGGCAGCAGATGCCTCCATCGCACAGATTGCCCTCACCACCAACCTGGCAGCAGCAACAGGTGCTATCGGCGCGCTGTTTACCTCATGGGTGCTGCTGAAGAAGCCCGATGTTAGCATGACCCTCAACGGAGTGCTGGCGGGACTGGTAGCCATCACCGCGCCCTGTGCGTTTGTGTCACCCCTCTCCGCCGCGATCATCGGCGTGCTGGGAGGTATCGTGGTGGTTATCTCCGTGTTGCTGCTGGACCGCGCGAAGGTGGACGACCCGGTAGGCGCAGTATCGGTACACGGTGTCTGCGGCGCGCTGGGCACGCTGTGCCTCGGTTTGTTCGCGCAGGAGGGATACGCTCCGGCGAACACTACCGGAAACGGTTTGCTGTTTGGCGGCGGGTTGAAACTGCTTACCGCACAGGCTATCGGCGTCGGAGCGGTATTGCTGTGGTGCATCGCCACCGGTGTCATCTTGTTCGGTCTGCTCAAAATAACCACAGGCATCCGCGTGTCGCCAGAAGAAGAGATAGAGGGGCTGGACATCGGCGAGCACGGCATGGCGGCATACCCCGACTTCGTGCTGGCAACGCCTGGGCAGTTCAGTGTGACAGGTGGCACACGCTCCCCTTCCGCGCCGAGCACGCCAGTTACAGCGCCTCTGCCCAAACCTTCATCGGAAGCGAGTACATAA
- a CDS encoding protein involved in biosynthesis of mitomycin antibiotics/polyketide fumonisin, giving the protein MLTTEQVEQYHRDGYTVARGLFSRQEAEFYIDHYMRLRESGSYPGDFQGVDPTSNDPLKRYPRMIHMHRWDEVSLKWMIDPRLNACMTALLGKEPYAVQTMLYFKPPGARGQALHQDNFYLRVQPGTCIAAWMALDYCDEENGCLMVVPGTQDLPILCTVPADTTQSFTDITVPVPKDMPIVPVVMEPGDVLFFNGSLIHGSNPNRSRDRFRRALIGHYAVGDAEKIARFYHPVLRMDGTVVELGVSEGGGPCGVWVERDGKPVVEVIDPQHSSEQPEHE; this is encoded by the coding sequence ATGCTCACAACAGAGCAAGTAGAACAGTATCATCGTGACGGCTACACGGTAGCACGCGGCCTCTTCAGCAGGCAGGAAGCCGAGTTCTACATTGACCACTACATGCGCCTGCGCGAATCGGGTTCCTACCCGGGTGACTTTCAAGGGGTAGACCCCACCAGTAACGACCCGCTCAAACGCTATCCCCGCATGATTCACATGCACCGCTGGGACGAGGTCAGCCTGAAGTGGATGATTGATCCGCGGCTCAACGCATGTATGACCGCTTTGCTGGGCAAGGAACCGTATGCGGTGCAGACTATGCTGTACTTCAAGCCGCCCGGTGCACGCGGACAGGCATTGCATCAGGATAACTTCTACCTGCGTGTGCAGCCTGGCACATGCATTGCTGCGTGGATGGCGCTGGACTATTGTGATGAGGAGAACGGCTGCCTGATGGTGGTACCGGGCACGCAAGACTTACCTATCCTGTGCACTGTCCCCGCTGATACTACCCAGAGCTTTACCGACATCACCGTGCCCGTTCCGAAAGACATGCCCATCGTGCCCGTTGTGATGGAGCCGGGGGATGTGCTGTTTTTCAACGGCTCGCTAATACATGGCAGCAACCCCAACCGCTCGCGTGACCGCTTCCGCCGTGCACTTATCGGGCACTACGCGGTAGGTGATGCCGAGAAAATCGCACGATTCTATCATCCTGTGCTGCGTATGGATGGCACCGTCGTAGAACTGGGCGTTAGCGAAGGGGGCGGCCCCTGCGGCGTGTGGGTAGAGCGGGATGGCAAGCCTGTGGTGGAGGTGATTGACCCGCAGCACAGCAGCGAACAGCCCGAGCATGAGTGA
- the hflX gene encoding GTPase HflX, which yields MPQRNISSSVELTELQHPAARLHPVQERERAFLIYVNPDPELDSYVEEELRALCDTAGLEVVGESRQRRTRPDAATFIGRGKAELLFPQVREVNADVVIVDDDLTPLQQRNLEDILQTRVIDRTELILRIFAQRAHTREGKLQVELARLTYELPRLMSVYTKFEQQAGHIGVRGGPGETKLEQDRRKVRERIADLQRELEQVARQRSQQRQGRRRLPFPFGALVGYTSAGKSTLLNTLSGAHIYTDEHLFATLDPTVRRIVLPDGWGVLLSDTVGFIRNLPHSLVAAFRATLEEVTEADFLIHVVDASHPQLEIQRQAVMNVLAELGAHNKPIITAYNKADLVKDTYRLRQLVAETPNAVYISALKAEGIPELMNHILATLQSLLQPIRVRLPYAQSNLLAQCYELGRVHSAEYTTDGILVVAEVTHDLAELLKPYRVQT from the coding sequence ATGCCACAACGAAACATCAGTTCGTCGGTTGAATTAACTGAACTACAGCACCCCGCTGCCCGGCTCCATCCGGTGCAGGAGCGCGAACGTGCCTTCCTCATCTACGTGAACCCAGACCCCGAACTGGACAGTTATGTGGAAGAAGAGCTACGCGCTCTGTGCGACACCGCCGGTCTGGAGGTGGTCGGCGAGAGCCGACAGCGGCGCACTCGCCCAGACGCCGCCACCTTCATCGGCAGGGGCAAGGCGGAACTGCTCTTCCCACAGGTGCGCGAGGTCAATGCCGATGTGGTTATTGTTGACGATGACCTGACGCCTTTGCAGCAGCGCAACCTCGAAGACATCCTGCAAACGCGCGTAATAGACCGCACTGAGCTCATCCTGCGGATTTTCGCGCAACGCGCCCACACCCGTGAGGGAAAACTGCAGGTGGAGCTAGCGCGATTAACCTATGAACTGCCGCGTCTGATGAGCGTGTATACCAAGTTCGAACAGCAAGCGGGGCATATCGGTGTGCGCGGCGGACCGGGCGAAACCAAACTGGAACAGGACCGTCGCAAGGTTCGTGAGCGCATTGCCGACCTGCAGCGCGAGCTGGAACAGGTGGCTCGCCAACGCAGTCAGCAGCGACAGGGCAGGCGCAGGTTACCCTTCCCGTTCGGGGCACTGGTGGGGTACACCAGCGCGGGCAAATCCACCCTGCTGAACACTCTCTCGGGCGCACATATCTACACCGATGAGCACCTTTTCGCCACGCTGGATCCTACCGTGCGTCGTATCGTGCTGCCCGACGGCTGGGGGGTGCTGCTGTCGGATACCGTTGGCTTCATCCGCAACCTGCCGCACTCGCTGGTCGCCGCGTTTCGCGCCACCCTGGAGGAGGTGACCGAGGCGGATTTCCTGATCCACGTGGTGGATGCCAGCCATCCACAGCTGGAGATCCAGCGACAGGCGGTCATGAACGTGCTGGCGGAGCTGGGTGCGCACAACAAACCTATCATCACCGCATACAACAAAGCGGACCTGGTCAAAGACACCTATCGCCTGCGCCAGCTGGTGGCGGAAACACCTAACGCGGTGTACATCTCCGCGCTGAAAGCGGAAGGCATCCCTGAGCTGATGAACCATATCCTCGCTACCCTGCAGTCGCTGTTGCAGCCGATACGGGTGCGCCTGCCCTATGCGCAGAGTAACCTGCTGGCTCAGTGCTACGAGCTGGGGCGCGTACACAGCGCGGAGTATACAACGGATGGCATTCTGGTGGTAGCAGAGGTCACTCACGACCTCGCGGAGCTGCTCAAGCCATATCGCGTGCAAACCTGA